Proteins from a single region of Puntigrus tetrazona isolate hp1 chromosome 2, ASM1883169v1, whole genome shotgun sequence:
- the LOC122327432 gene encoding macrophage mannose receptor 1-like, with protein sequence MDGGLFVLLLLSGLFWSSSALSRPYFYINTAMSWPDAQSYCRERFTDLATVDNMDDVNRLVNIIDAGYSGSVWIGLMKGTKKQWSWSNGENTTPQYYNWASGQPNADGDCVVTLSGVWHDMACSYKRYFVCYKSVGYAFVQSAKNWTDARSYCRQYYTDLATIHSSVENDQVTMKILSGWYIWFGMFLDSWGWSDQWDLRFRHWAEGQPTMTSGDCVGMTRTESGRWSQYSCDVQQPFICYGDDLRKQIVRLKVTCNGKCALNDPSVQTAILNEISEKLKNMMLESESKISWRKGGDGEVFHQENNHMVNLDNKCIKNV encoded by the exons ATGGACGGGGGTCTGTTTGTGCTGCTTCTGCTGTCAG GACTCTTCTGGAGCAGTTCTGCTCTTTCTCGTCCGTACttctatataaatacagcaaTGTCGTGGCCAGATGCTCAGAGTTACTGCAGAGAGAGATTCACTGATCTGGCTACTGTAGACAACATGGATGACGTGAACAGGCTGGTAAATATAATAGATGCTGGATACAGCGGATCAGTGTGGATTGGACTGATGAAGGGGACAAAGAAACAGTGGAGTTGGTCTAATGGAGAAAACACAACTCCTCAGTACTATAACTGGGCTTCAGGACAGCCAAATGCAGATGGAGATTGTGTTGTTACTCTTTCTGGAGTTTGGCATGATATGGCATGTAGCTATAAGCGATATTTTGTGTGCTATA AAAGTGTTGGATACGCCTTTGTACAAAGTGCTAAAAACTGGACAGATGCTCGGAGCTACTGCAGACAGTATTACACCGATCTGGCCACCATCCACAGCTCTGTGGAGAATGACCAGGTAACTATGAAAATTCTATCTGGATGGTACATCTGGTTTGGGATGTTTCTGGACTCTTGGGGATGGTCTGATCAGTGGGATCTGAGGTTCAGACACTGGGCAGAAGGTCAACCAACGATGACTTCAGGTGACTGTGTTGGCATGACAAGAACCGAGTCTGGCAGATGGTCTCAGTACAGCTGTGATGTACAGCAGCCGTTTATCTGCTATGGAG ATGACTTGAGAAAACAAATTGTGAGATTGAAAGTCACCTGTAATGGAAAATGTGCATTGAATGATCCTTCAGTACAGACAGCTATTCTGAATGAG ATAAGTGAAAAGCTGAAGAACATGATGTTGGAGAGTGAAAGCAAAATAAGCTGGAGAAAGGGAGGGGATGGAGAGGTGTTTCATCAGGAGAACAACCATATGGTAAATTtagataataaatgtattaagaatgtgtaa
- the LOC122324938 gene encoding C-type mannose receptor 2-like, with the protein MDGGLFVLLLLSGLFWSSSALSRPYFYINTAMSWPDAQSYCRERFTDLATVDNMDDVNRLVNITDAGYSGSVWIGLMKGTQKQWSWSNGENTTSQYYNWASGQPDADGDCVIINSGFWHDMSCSNNRYFVCYRSNGYVFVQSAKNWTDARSHCRQYYTDLATIHSSVENKQITTQVLTGLSFWLGLFLDSWGWSDQWDLSFRHWAAGQPSQASGSNCVGMTRTESGRWSQYSCDVQQPFICYGDDSKKQIVRLKVTCNGNCALNDPSVQTAILNEISEKLKNMMLESESKIRWRKGSNGEVFHQENNHMVNLDNKCIRNV; encoded by the exons ATGGACGGGGGTCTGTTTGTGCTGCTTCTGCTGTCAG GACTCTTCTGGAGCAGTTCTGCTCTTTCTCGTCCGTACttctatataaatacagcaaTGTCGTGGCCAGATGCTCAGAGTTACTGCAGAGAGAGATTCACTGATCTGGCTACTGTAGACAACATGGATGACGTGAACAGGCTGGTGAATATAACAGATGCTGGATACAGCGGATCAGTGTGGATTGGACTGATGAAGGGGACACAGAAACAGTGGAGTTGGTCTAATGGAGAAAACACAACTTCTCAGTACTATAACTGGGCTTCAGGACAGCCAGATGCAGATGGAgattgtgttattattaattctgGATTTTGGCATGATATGTCATGTAGTAATAACCGATATTTTGTGTGCTATA GAAGTAATGGATACGTCTTTGTACAAAGTGCTAAAAACTGGACAGATGCTCGGAGCCACTGCAGACAGTATTATACCGATCTGGCCACCATCCACAGCTCTGTGGAGAATAAGCAGATAACTACGCAAGTTTTAACCGGATTGTCCTTCTGGCTTGGTCTGTTTCTGGACTCTTGGGGATGGTCTGATCAGTGGGATCTGAGTTTCAGACACTGGGCAGCAGGTCAACCTTCCCAGGCTTCAGGATCTAACTGTGTTGGCATGACAAGAACCGAGTCTGGCAGATGGTCTCAGTACAGCTGTGATGTACAGCAGCCATTTATCTGCTATGGAG ATGACTCGAAAAAACAAATTGTGAGATTGAAAGTCACCTGTAATGGAAATTGTGCATTGAATGATCCTTCAGTACAGACAGCTATCCTGAATGAG ATAAGTGAAAAGCTGAAGAACATGATGTTGGAGAGTGAAAGCAAAATAAGATGGAGAAAGGGGAGCAATGGAGAGGTGTTTCATCAGGAGAACAACCATATGGTGAATTtagataataaatgtattaggaacgtgtaa